A stretch of Sulfurimonas autotrophica DSM 16294 DNA encodes these proteins:
- a CDS encoding response regulator, whose translation MITISKLIKYAADIKVLYVEDDKNIQEEIHDFLSRFFPVIDLADNGEDGLALYKTGTYDIVISDINMPKMNGIEMVHKIKEINEEQKIIITSAYNEPQYLIELIDNGIDKFVLKPFNHKKFLVVLYKISEFIYNKKQNQILQKKIDDKIAETQTIVDMIEHGVVIIDKGIVTQVNKQFLEMSGYESMESCHTEVKSLPSLFEIHKGYIDVNSNVELTQLLESHDSELFKAIMKKGLEDKIYLLKYKKVDNEDKYVISFTDITDEEQLININTKTGLANVYAATADIEHRLDNYFTFIIDIIRIENIDKMVKWYGRDIRNTIDKNVAHVFKTNKKELDEHNIFVAYYGHNKFVMVRDEKMHGLVEKVVNKISLISVAKEDVKSDKINILYKPAHLSIEVKGGENIDDVMKKVNESFEKILL comes from the coding sequence ATGATTACAATAAGCAAGTTAATAAAATATGCTGCAGATATAAAAGTATTATACGTAGAAGATGATAAAAATATTCAAGAGGAGATACATGATTTTTTGAGCCGTTTCTTTCCTGTAATTGATCTGGCTGATAATGGTGAAGATGGCCTTGCACTCTATAAGACCGGAACTTATGACATTGTTATAAGTGATATAAACATGCCAAAGATGAACGGTATTGAAATGGTTCATAAAATTAAAGAAATCAATGAAGAGCAAAAAATCATAATTACCTCTGCCTATAATGAACCACAATATCTCATAGAATTAATTGATAACGGAATTGATAAGTTTGTACTTAAACCATTTAATCATAAGAAATTCTTGGTAGTACTCTATAAAATAAGTGAATTTATTTATAATAAAAAACAGAACCAGATTCTTCAAAAGAAAATAGATGACAAGATCGCAGAGACACAGACGATCGTTGATATGATAGAACATGGTGTTGTTATTATAGATAAAGGCATAGTGACACAGGTAAATAAACAATTTTTAGAGATGTCAGGATATGAAAGTATGGAGTCATGCCATACGGAGGTTAAGAGTCTGCCCTCACTGTTTGAAATTCATAAAGGCTATATAGATGTTAACAGTAATGTAGAACTTACTCAGTTACTTGAATCACATGATAGTGAACTCTTTAAAGCAATAATGAAAAAAGGGCTGGAAGATAAAATATATCTTCTTAAATACAAAAAAGTAGATAATGAAGATAAGTATGTCATATCTTTTACAGATATTACCGACGAGGAACAACTTATTAACATTAACACGAAAACAGGGTTGGCAAATGTTTATGCAGCAACAGCAGATATTGAACACCGTCTTGATAATTATTTTACTTTTATTATTGACATAATAAGAATTGAGAATATTGATAAAATGGTTAAATGGTATGGTCGAGATATCAGAAACACTATAGATAAAAATGTTGCACATGTATTTAAAACCAATAAAAAAGAACTTGATGAGCATAATATTTTTGTAGCTTATTACGGGCATAATAAATTTGTTATGGTTCGGGATGAAAAGATGCATGGACTTGTAGAAAAAGTAGTAAATAAAATAAGTTTAATAAGCGTTGCAAAAGAAGATGTTAAATCAGATAAAATTAATATACTATATAAACCAGCACATCTTTCTATAGAAGTAAAAGGCGGTGAAAATATTGATGATGTAATGAAAAAAGTAAATGAAAGTTTTGAGAAGATTCTTTTATAG
- a CDS encoding manganese-dependent inorganic pyrophosphatase yields MSVYVFGHKNPDSDSIVGAISLSYLKNQVEKEEYIPARQGEITAETEFILDKFGGKLPVLKTSVAGERVFIVDSTDKAHFQDDIDEATIIGIADHHKLGDLTTDTPLEAWIRPIGCSNTVIYEMYRCYGVEVPKEIAGLMMMAILSDTVIFKSPTCTKVDTKAVKELAEIAGVKDYKKLGMEMFIVKSAVEGASARDLNTRDYKEFDMHGTKVGIGQLEMVDISVLEPREDELLEDMKKMKEEGGLHTVLMLLTDIMKEGSKLLVVSDDESKIEAAFNIKLQDHKVWLDGVLSRKKQVVPFVQPQF; encoded by the coding sequence ATGTCTGTATATGTTTTTGGACACAAAAATCCTGATAGTGATTCTATAGTTGGCGCTATTTCATTATCTTATTTAAAAAATCAAGTAGAAAAAGAAGAGTATATTCCTGCCCGTCAAGGTGAAATTACTGCTGAAACTGAGTTTATTTTAGATAAATTTGGCGGCAAACTGCCGGTACTTAAAACCTCAGTTGCAGGTGAGAGAGTTTTTATAGTTGACTCTACTGATAAAGCGCATTTTCAAGATGATATTGACGAAGCTACAATTATCGGTATTGCCGATCATCATAAACTTGGTGATTTGACTACTGATACACCTCTTGAAGCATGGATCCGACCTATAGGATGTTCTAATACGGTAATTTATGAAATGTACAGATGCTACGGTGTTGAAGTACCAAAAGAGATTGCAGGACTGATGATGATGGCAATACTGAGTGATACTGTAATATTTAAATCGCCTACATGTACAAAAGTAGATACAAAAGCAGTCAAAGAGTTGGCTGAAATTGCTGGTGTAAAAGACTATAAAAAACTTGGTATGGAGATGTTTATCGTTAAATCTGCAGTTGAAGGTGCAAGTGCGCGTGATTTAAATACACGTGATTATAAAGAGTTTGATATGCACGGTACAAAAGTCGGTATCGGACAGCTTGAAATGGTTGATATTTCAGTCTTAGAACCGCGTGAAGATGAACTTTTGGAAGATATGAAAAAAATGAAAGAAGAGGGCGGTTTACATACTGTTTTAATGCTTTTGACAGATATTATGAAAGAGGGTTCAAAACTTTTGGTTGTAAGTGATGATGAATCAAAAATAGAAGCCGCATTTAATATAAAACTTCAAGATCATAAAGTATGGCTAGATGGTGTACTAAGCCGTAAAAAACAAGTTGTACCTTTTGTTCAGCCTCAATTCTAA
- a CDS encoding PAS domain-containing sensor histidine kinase gives MNNLLEVMQLSKGIVFKYFFIFLSVITIVEILVMIFLYFFNLNSVWIEAPLDAFLLSLFSYPILVFSAIKPFFKEMNNSLMQELNLRTKELKNSSKKLEFHQNYLQDIIDAIPNIMIVTDGHNIVKVNRTMLKFTGFDTLQAFKQKHECICEFFIEENSCLMPFMEGLMWLDYILSKPANIHEVSMMHNDKVHRFIIQAKTLDFDETNHSVVTFTDVTEIEGIKKQLNSSNKILLENEEKFRAITNSALDAIIMLDNRGKLIFWNPKAKDMLGYEEEEIMGKDFHKIVAPKAFHEASKVAYEKFARTGEGAVLGQILELSAIKKGGHEFPISLILSGVQIDGEWHSIGFMRDITERNKLQGEIKQKDEIMLAQSRQAAMGDMISMIAHQWRQPITAISMGAQNLQVDIEMGDIDPGRFDTKLAKIVELTTFLSKTIDDFRDFLKPNKKPDTQMLSTIVKGTLSIVEKSLENNNIILKQSLEDDIEITTFSNEVIQVCINIINNAKDIIKIKEMDNGTISLKISHDEETATFEICDNAGGIPEDILLRIFEPYFSTKEEKGGTGLGLYMSKMIVQGHLKGILDVYNSEEGACFLISVPLKHDEEKSDD, from the coding sequence ATGAATAATTTATTGGAAGTAATGCAACTTTCTAAAGGTATAGTCTTTAAATATTTTTTTATTTTTTTATCAGTCATCACTATAGTTGAAATTCTAGTTATGATTTTCTTATATTTTTTCAATTTAAATTCAGTATGGATTGAAGCACCTCTTGATGCGTTTTTACTATCACTTTTTTCATATCCAATTTTAGTGTTCAGTGCTATAAAACCATTTTTTAAAGAGATGAATAACAGTTTAATGCAAGAGCTAAACTTGCGCACAAAAGAACTTAAAAACAGTAGTAAAAAATTGGAGTTTCATCAAAATTATCTTCAAGATATTATTGATGCTATTCCAAATATTATGATTGTAACTGATGGTCATAATATTGTTAAGGTAAATCGTACAATGTTGAAGTTTACAGGCTTTGATACATTGCAAGCATTCAAACAAAAGCATGAGTGTATCTGTGAGTTTTTTATAGAAGAGAATAGTTGTCTTATGCCATTTATGGAAGGTCTTATGTGGTTGGATTATATCCTATCAAAACCGGCTAATATACATGAAGTCTCGATGATGCATAATGATAAAGTACATCGCTTTATTATTCAAGCAAAAACCTTAGATTTTGATGAAACGAATCACTCTGTGGTGACATTTACTGATGTCACAGAGATTGAAGGAATAAAAAAGCAGTTAAACAGTAGTAATAAAATTCTTTTAGAGAATGAAGAAAAATTTAGAGCTATTACAAACTCTGCACTGGATGCGATTATTATGCTTGACAACAGAGGTAAATTAATATTTTGGAATCCAAAAGCTAAAGATATGCTTGGCTATGAGGAAGAGGAAATAATGGGAAAAGATTTTCACAAAATTGTAGCTCCAAAAGCTTTTCATGAAGCTTCTAAAGTAGCATATGAAAAATTTGCCCGCACAGGAGAGGGAGCGGTTCTTGGTCAAATTTTAGAACTTAGTGCTATTAAAAAGGGAGGTCACGAGTTTCCTATATCATTAATACTTAGCGGTGTACAGATTGATGGAGAGTGGCATAGTATAGGATTTATGCGTGACATTACAGAACGTAATAAACTCCAAGGTGAAATCAAACAAAAAGATGAGATTATGCTGGCTCAGTCACGCCAAGCGGCGATGGGAGATATGATCAGCATGATTGCCCATCAGTGGAGACAGCCTATCACAGCCATTAGTATGGGGGCACAGAACTTACAGGTAGATATAGAGATGGGTGATATTGACCCTGGTCGATTTGATACTAAACTGGCAAAAATTGTTGAGCTAACTACATTTTTATCAAAAACTATAGATGACTTTAGAGATTTTCTTAAACCTAACAAAAAACCAGATACTCAAATGCTCTCAACAATAGTTAAAGGTACTCTTAGTATTGTTGAAAAAAGTCTAGAAAATAATAATATAATTCTAAAACAATCATTGGAAGATGATATAGAAATCACTACATTTTCAAATGAAGTGATTCAGGTGTGCATAAATATCATAAATAATGCTAAAGATATTATAAAAATAAAAGAGATGGATAATGGAACTATCTCCTTAAAGATAAGTCATGATGAAGAGACAGCAACATTTGAAATATGTGATAATGCGGGTGGAATACCAGAAGATATATTACTAAGAATATTTGAACCATATTTTTCTACTAAAGAGGAAAAAGGTGGTACTGGACTTGGACTTTACATGTCAAAGATGATAGTTCAAGGGCATCTAAAAGGTATTTTAGATGTATATAACAGTGAAGAAGGTGCCTGCTTTCTTATCTCAGTTCCACTTAAACATGATGAAGAAAAATCAGATGATTGA
- a CDS encoding EAL domain-containing response regulator: MIDLKKLQEFTEDMKVLYVEDDKLIRVEIQEYLERFFPVVDLADNGEEGLQLYNKGNYDLVISDINMPKMNGIEMSKAILQKNPNQAIIINSAYNEAEYLLELFNAGIEYYVLKPVNIKQLAKILYKIAEANHNQKIAKMYKDLTAENIEETKGDVYIDSLTGLNNLSSFMNNITAHDSSKVEFNILIFLDIDNLQGINDLYGTDAGNKIIVDFANFLKSFANEFSYKIYHVTGDQFILLDQAAYIDTEKYEEEFKNLQEQIRLFSVYLAEADKKIDINATIGMSLGQDYSFEHADMALKSAKENHQSYAVYNTLLDTKEKMKQKIEWQYKIIKALENNRIVPVFQPIVDINGDIVKYEALMRLAELENGEEKLYSPDHFMEIAHQSKYYSAISCMMIYTVLDSFKTHEHTISINLSYTDIQNKTFMNSIYNRIKEEKIGNRIIVEILESENIQDYQILKDSILKFRKLGVKIAIDDFGSGYSNYKQILEINPEYIKIDESLVKNIDVDSHAFILTKSIASFFHELDATIIAEHVHNKEIYDILKKFEVDQFQGYYFYEPMRNI; encoded by the coding sequence ATGATTGATTTAAAAAAACTCCAAGAATTTACAGAAGATATGAAAGTTCTTTATGTAGAGGATGACAAGTTAATCCGTGTAGAGATACAAGAATATCTAGAGAGATTTTTTCCTGTAGTAGATTTGGCAGATAATGGAGAAGAAGGGTTACAGCTTTATAATAAGGGTAATTATGACTTAGTTATCAGTGATATCAATATGCCAAAAATGAATGGTATTGAGATGTCAAAGGCGATCTTGCAAAAGAATCCAAATCAGGCTATTATCATCAATTCTGCGTATAATGAAGCGGAGTATCTTTTAGAACTCTTTAATGCAGGGATTGAATACTATGTGCTTAAACCGGTTAATATTAAACAGTTGGCTAAAATACTTTATAAAATTGCCGAAGCAAATCACAATCAAAAAATAGCTAAGATGTATAAAGACTTAACTGCAGAGAATATTGAAGAGACCAAAGGTGATGTTTATATAGATAGTCTAACTGGTCTTAACAACTTATCTTCTTTTATGAACAATATTACTGCGCATGACAGTAGTAAAGTTGAATTCAATATATTAATATTTCTTGATATTGATAATCTTCAAGGTATTAATGATTTGTATGGAACTGATGCCGGCAATAAAATTATTGTTGATTTTGCAAATTTTTTAAAGAGTTTTGCTAATGAATTCTCTTATAAAATCTACCATGTGACTGGTGATCAATTCATTTTACTTGATCAAGCTGCTTATATTGATACGGAAAAGTATGAGGAGGAGTTTAAAAACCTGCAAGAGCAAATAAGACTTTTTAGTGTATATCTTGCTGAAGCGGACAAAAAGATTGATATTAATGCCACAATTGGTATGTCACTAGGGCAAGATTACTCATTTGAGCATGCTGATATGGCACTTAAAAGCGCGAAAGAGAATCATCAATCTTATGCAGTATACAATACCTTACTTGATACAAAAGAAAAAATGAAGCAAAAAATTGAGTGGCAATATAAAATCATTAAAGCGCTTGAAAATAACCGTATAGTTCCAGTATTTCAACCCATAGTTGACATCAATGGTGATATTGTCAAGTATGAAGCATTAATGAGATTAGCGGAGCTAGAAAATGGTGAAGAGAAGTTGTATTCTCCTGACCATTTTATGGAGATTGCGCATCAAAGTAAATATTACAGTGCAATTTCATGTATGATGATTTATACAGTACTTGATTCTTTTAAAACACATGAACATACTATCTCTATAAATTTGTCATATACAGATATCCAAAATAAAACATTTATGAATAGTATCTATAATAGAATAAAAGAGGAAAAAATAGGTAATAGAATTATTGTTGAAATTCTTGAGAGTGAGAATATTCAAGATTATCAAATATTAAAAGACAGTATTTTGAAATTCCGTAAACTTGGTGTAAAAATTGCAATTGATGATTTTGGTAGTGGTTATTCAAATTATAAACAAATTTTAGAGATTAATCCTGAATATATAAAGATAGATGAAAGCCTTGTTAAAAATATAGATGTAGACTCACATGCGTTTATTTTAACAAAGTCTATCGCTTCATTTTTTCATGAGCTCGATGCTACAATAATTGCTGAACATGTGCATAACAAAGAGATTTATGATATTTTGAAAAAATTTGAGGTTGATCAGTTCCAGGGTTATTATTTTTACGAACCAATGAGAAATATATAG
- a CDS encoding sensor domain-containing diguanylate cyclase has product MVYIYFIYGLSFFSFGLAVLLYPKMSAFIKLGAHFWLIGVFGIIHGISEWIDMFAYIEQTKTPVVEMASFVILPLSFLFLLYFGLISLSEQKKVSYTHIKFVVGTLLLMFAVFSFQSDNLYLEGNVWARYLFGIPGIFLTSYVLFMQKDAQGIETLISAKVYLFILSFSFFFYGIFAGIVVPKAPILMASIINYTTFQEYFGVPVQVFRSFCGVVSAFAAIALFQLLRQRTEMDMLKLSSAIEHSGDSVVITDRNGVIEYVNSAFEQQTGFTKKEAIGKKPNIVKSGRHSIDFYRNELWATILSKNIFRSYMLNKKKNGELYHEYKAIAPIVDAKGNISYFVSTGKDVTEQMLLEEKLRELAAIDKLTGISNRLRFDEVLQFSIDRAKRYKVNLSVILFDVDKFKKVNDTYGHLCGDDVLKMIAKIGHDSIRKSDLIARWGGDEFIILQSDIPSDEAQILVERLRHNIESYNFKDVGKVTVSFGVTHFKEDDTKESLIKRADDALYEAKEHGRNRVEVIK; this is encoded by the coding sequence GTGGTTTATATATATTTTATTTATGGTTTGTCATTTTTTTCATTTGGTCTTGCAGTGTTGCTGTATCCTAAAATGTCGGCTTTTATCAAGCTGGGTGCGCATTTTTGGCTAATTGGGGTGTTTGGCATTATTCATGGAATAAGTGAATGGATTGATATGTTTGCATACATTGAGCAGACTAAAACACCAGTGGTTGAAATGGCTAGTTTTGTCATTCTACCGCTTTCGTTCCTGTTTTTATTATATTTTGGGCTGATTTCTCTTTCAGAACAAAAAAAAGTATCATATACCCATATTAAATTTGTGGTAGGCACTCTTCTTCTGATGTTTGCAGTGTTTTCTTTTCAAAGCGACAACCTCTATCTGGAAGGAAATGTATGGGCACGGTATCTATTTGGTATCCCCGGAATCTTTCTAACCTCATATGTACTTTTTATGCAAAAAGATGCACAAGGGATTGAAACCCTTATCTCAGCCAAAGTTTACTTATTCATTTTGAGTTTTTCTTTTTTCTTTTATGGAATTTTTGCAGGAATTGTTGTTCCAAAAGCACCAATATTAATGGCTTCAATTATAAACTACACAACATTTCAAGAATACTTCGGAGTGCCGGTTCAGGTATTTCGTTCCTTTTGTGGTGTAGTTTCCGCATTTGCTGCTATTGCTTTATTTCAACTCTTGCGACAAAGAACGGAAATGGATATGTTGAAGCTCTCAAGTGCAATTGAGCATAGTGGAGATAGTGTTGTAATAACAGATAGAAACGGAGTTATTGAATATGTAAATTCTGCATTTGAACAACAAACAGGTTTTACAAAAAAAGAGGCAATTGGTAAAAAGCCAAATATTGTAAAATCTGGAAGGCACTCTATTGACTTTTACAGAAATGAATTATGGGCAACTATACTATCTAAAAATATATTCAGAAGCTATATGTTAAACAAAAAGAAAAATGGTGAGCTTTACCATGAGTACAAAGCAATTGCACCAATTGTTGATGCAAAAGGTAATATAAGCTATTTTGTATCAACAGGAAAAGATGTTACCGAGCAGATGTTATTGGAAGAGAAGCTTAGAGAGTTAGCTGCAATTGACAAGTTGACAGGTATCTCAAACCGTCTTAGATTTGATGAAGTACTTCAATTTTCTATAGATAGGGCGAAACGCTATAAAGTAAATCTGTCAGTCATCTTATTTGATGTAGATAAATTTAAAAAAGTAAATGATACATATGGGCATCTTTGCGGTGATGATGTTCTAAAAATGATTGCTAAGATTGGGCATGATAGTATCAGAAAAAGTGATTTGATTGCGCGTTGGGGCGGGGATGAGTTTATCATACTTCAGTCAGACATTCCATCAGATGAAGCACAAATTTTGGTAGAGCGTTTAAGACACAATATAGAATCATACAACTTTAAAGATGTTGGAAAAGTTACTGTAAGTTTTGGAGTGACACATTTTAAAGAAGATGATACGAAAGAGTCATTAATAAAGCGAGCGGACGATGCACTTTATGAAGCTAAAGAACACGGAAGAAATAGAGTCGAAGTAATAAAATAG
- a CDS encoding sensor histidine kinase, whose translation MYLHNELIILGLIFINIVIIFYIYKFFKNKYKIQIKELQEQVATLKKQEAPALTQDKYTDTKKSFVSEQIKKMEALEKELAKQKKRVYDIKTIAKEASDIKSKFLSNVKTELRTPLNEIIINAGVLKKELQNTQTSQYAQNIFNAGNHLLELVNKILKSTNMQNNSFKIEEHAVDIVKLISDIVEEEKNNAVKKELQLSIQVDPNVSHSLILDAKKVKEIVQNLVQNAIKFTQDGYVKVIISADETNILKNSLNLSISVEDSGVGVDSTNQKKIFEAFGNENIALGLSINKKMAQLMHGDITYKNNNQKGSIFTLYLPSIEIALNDATVTCKEDYNIDFALIKPDGANVMVIDKDNHTNNIVQKSFANTAVGVYTYTNAKEAIEQLKKTHIDMILIDIDILCSEQSAVSKVIANISDAPMVTLVSTRVKNKDLDSVKSDIAGHLKKPICEAELFKISLKILNSLK comes from the coding sequence ATGTATCTGCATAATGAATTAATTATTTTAGGTTTAATTTTTATTAATATTGTCATTATATTTTATATATATAAATTTTTTAAAAATAAATATAAAATACAAATAAAAGAGCTTCAGGAACAGGTTGCTACTTTAAAGAAACAAGAAGCTCCAGCACTTACACAAGATAAATATACTGATACAAAAAAAAGTTTTGTATCAGAACAAATTAAAAAAATGGAAGCGCTTGAAAAAGAACTTGCAAAGCAAAAAAAACGTGTTTATGATATTAAAACAATTGCAAAAGAAGCCTCAGATATTAAATCGAAATTTTTGTCAAATGTTAAAACAGAGTTGCGTACACCGCTTAATGAGATTATTATAAATGCCGGTGTTTTAAAAAAAGAACTTCAAAATACCCAAACATCCCAATATGCACAAAATATTTTCAATGCAGGGAATCACTTGCTTGAACTAGTCAATAAAATACTAAAATCCACAAATATGCAAAACAATAGTTTTAAAATTGAAGAACATGCTGTGGATATTGTTAAATTAATCTCAGATATTGTCGAAGAAGAAAAAAATAATGCAGTGAAAAAAGAATTGCAGCTAAGCATTCAGGTAGATCCAAATGTGTCGCATTCTTTGATTTTAGATGCCAAGAAAGTTAAAGAAATAGTACAAAATTTAGTACAAAATGCCATAAAATTCACACAAGATGGTTATGTAAAAGTTATAATCAGCGCTGATGAAACAAATATTCTTAAAAATTCTTTGAATCTTTCTATAAGTGTAGAGGATAGTGGAGTGGGTGTCGATTCCACCAATCAAAAGAAAATATTTGAAGCATTTGGCAATGAAAACATAGCCTTAGGTCTCTCTATAAATAAAAAAATGGCTCAACTAATGCATGGGGATATTACTTATAAAAATAATAATCAAAAAGGTTCGATATTTACTTTATATTTGCCTAGTATTGAAATCGCACTTAATGATGCTACGGTTACATGTAAAGAGGATTATAATATCGATTTTGCACTTATAAAGCCCGATGGTGCGAATGTCATGGTTATTGACAAAGACAATCATACAAATAATATTGTGCAAAAAAGTTTTGCTAATACGGCTGTTGGTGTATATACTTATACAAATGCGAAAGAAGCAATTGAACAGCTTAAAAAGACGCATATTGACATGATTTTGATTGATATAGATATTTTATGCTCAGAGCAAAGTGCTGTATCAAAAGTTATTGCAAACATTTCGGATGCACCTATGGTTACATTGGTTTCAACAAGGGTAAAAAATAAAGACTTGGATTCTGTCAAGTCTGATATCGCGGGGCATTTAAAAAAACCAATTTGTGAAGCTGAGCTTTTTAAAATATCACTGAAAATTTTGAATTCGCTTAAGTAG